The DNA region GTAGTCCTGAAAAATACATCTTTAACAGATGCCACTTCAGCCAGAAAAACTCAATTCAACCAGAATGTTACATCATTATGACATCCCTTGTGCttcttacagatgtaggatcttaatttgatcactcttttgttgctgagaatgttcATGCTCAGCCGGAAATacaaacgtgtagtgtatttgagttttaaaaaggcttctaaagtttgtattTTACActctgaaatgtcagacttgattcaCAAAAAATGGATCAATCCCTaccaaaaatgtccattcattataatccacataataattcaaagttcctgttgctgcaggattattttcctgctgtagaaaactggctcaaattaagatcctacatctgtatgtctcTTGTTTTTGAAAAGCATAGACAGATTAACTTGGCTGTGCTGTTTAAAAGTCTCTGGAATCATGTATTGCTGAAATCATTTAGCCGCAGCTCAAATTACTGTATGTTTTGAGTCAAACTAAAAGGGACTATCTTGTTCCTTTTAAGTTACATcacacagatgtgtgtgtgtgttacaacaTTTGCAAATGAATGTACAAAACAACACTTACATTTCCACTGATTGCGCAACTCTGAAAAAGCTGTTGTAAATGGTGAATAACATGGTCTTTAAAGCAAACACACTAATTGATCTGACAACACAACTGCTTCAGTactgtagtctacaggaggttgcCATAGATGACAGATTGGTAAGGGGCAACTGACTGCACCTTTTAGAGAGGTCACATAGCCAATGGAAGAGGTCTGATATACTGAATATGGACTGGGAATAGCTAGTCAGTCTGCCCAGTGTTGTATCATCTATTGTACCAATACCATTAGGTGTTTGTGTTtaagacatgctccggaactttggcgactagtaagtattttttaagcctcctgctttgggctggatgtgtcaatttGTAGTTCATACatcataatctatgagcagaattactgttttacctcaattagccacgaaatccctagtttgaaagtgaCCGTTTACTAGAAGCTGTGttgcgccattttccctacatttccaCGCacatgggccagccccctagcaattcaagTTCCAGCCAATGAGGTTCAGCCCCTCGCTATTTGAGtaacagctagcaagatgcacacacagcagagcgagagaaagtgcaatgacgtggtgcacatatctggaCGTGATGTAGTACACCATTTCCGGGGACCGTAAgctctactttcagaactactggcaaaaaattatacaaaagtaccggagaatctctttaataAGGTAATAATAGGATGAGGATTAGGATCATGGGTCATTAGCATTGTGATGTTAATGTTAATCTCTTGACTAATGTGTCTGAGGTGTAGAAGCACCAAGCAGATAATTGATTAGCTCCCTGCAGGACAAATTACCCTCAGATACTTACAAGGACTTGAAGGTTGCTGTCTGAAAAGGTCAGAGCAGTCAGAGAGATGTTGTAAAGGTTCAGTGGTGTCCTATTGGACTGTCTGATCTGTTCATTTTTTTATTTGCTTGGTGGGCTGATTGTGGATCAGGAGAAGTGGTATGCTGGGTTTTGCCCCGCATCGTTTTTGTTGAATAGTTGAGATATTCTGTGAAACATTGTTCAACCCTATCATCAAATGAATCTATAAATCTCATAGAAATACAATGTCATGAAGCCCAGAGGAGCAAAGGTAATAGTGACTGTGCCAGAGATGCACATGAGTTGGTGAACAACTCAAAGACAAAGATGTCATCTTCATTAAGAAAATAGGAGAGAAATCTGAGTACCCTATTTTCCTGCTGACCCAAAAGGCAAGAGTGTCATAGAACCAATTCTTCAATACTGAGAAATCAGAGTTAGTCTACCCTTCCGACCTATCACTGTAGATACAGTAAGCCTACCACCAGAGAACACATGCCCACATTCACTCTGTAGTGTGCAGCTTTTGAGGGATCATAAATAATAATCTGCTGTGTCCCCATTTTCCTAATTTTTACAAGATgataatttttgttgttgttacttTTATCCACCGATAAATGGGTCTCTCATGTCTCTCGTATGGCCTACCGTTCTGCCCTTATGGGTTTTTTGGTGCAAATaataaaatacatgtttttagAGCCTCCTCATTTCATGACACCTTTCTCCTTTGTGATGAGGGACTGTATGTATCACAGTTATGGTTATGTAATAAGCACTTATAGATATGGACAAAAATAGCTTTTCATTACTTAATCATATTTTCCTGATGAAGTATAAATGACAAGCTCCCGTGGGACCTCCTGGAACATCCAACAATCACTTCATTGGAAATATCTATTTCAGGCTATTCCTGACGTCAGACACTGAATTAGTTTGATCCTTGTTCTAGTGATAATCAGTGTGTAATTTCCTACTGTCCTCCCTTGTTACTGTAACTGCTGCATTGTGCTCCAGAAACAAGCAGTGATGCCATATTTAGAAAAGACTAGCTCCATTTTAACATTCTTGGCCAGGAAGAATCAATCTGCAGCAGTCCACTGGGAAAATGCTGAGCTCAACATTTTTAAGGGTCTCCTTATATCTTTATTCCTCCCTATAAACCCGATTAGATGATGAAGCATGTGCCACTTATGGAGAGTTATGTAAAACCAATGGTGAACATCTATTGTTGTCAATCATTACTGTAAAGGAAAATGGGAAATGTTAAGATGATTTTATTGTCTTCACCATTATATGCAGTGAAATGTTCATTCCTTGTCTATAACACCACAGCTGTTTGCATACGCATGTGCATacacgcgcatacacacacacacacacacacacacacacacacacacacacacacacacacacacacacacacacacacacacacacacacacacacacacacacaaacacacagatgtGTAGTCCTATACATTTCCCTCTTAGCAAATGTAATGTCTCAATGCAACATTGCAGCTCAGAAGTAAAAGCTGCTGCAGTTTTGATTGCTTTTTCCTTGGTGGTGTTGCATTAAAATAGATTGATTACCTTTAACATGCACAATTTGACTCCAATGTCCTCTCACCGTGTCATTCTTGTTTGTCTGAGGACataaataagtgtgtgtgtgttcatttgtgtttctgtgtatgtgtgtctgtgtgtattattGATTGCATATAGGGACCAATAGAGTGTAGGAGATGTTGTAATGTCTATGTTAATAGTTAGCTTAAGTGATTTATACGTGTTTCTGTATACTGTGGACTTTGTGAAGTGTCTGCAGTTTGTCGTACTTGTGTAATTAatttgtgcatgtgcgtgtgcatgtgcgtgtgtgcgtaggGCAGTAACGTGATGGAGGACACGGACCTTAGAGATATGGGAATCACTGACCCTGGACACAGAAAGAAGATCATCCATGCAGCACGCAGCTTGCCCAAGGTACAGTAGTTATCATCAGTACATGGCACTGCCTGCAACCTTGTGCCTGGTTGACCATTCATTCCTGTCTAAGAAGCCATCTTGTGTACAGTAATTTCAATCATGATAATGACATGTATTGTAAAGTAGCTTTGATCTAGTCTGTAGCTATGGGTGGCAATAGCAATTATGTGAAAAAGCCCTTTGACATTGGGTATGGTTTAAAAAAGCTTGAAAGAAATTGTGAAATCCTGCTTTTATTTGAATGTAATTTGATCTCCTTTCTGTCCCTCTTTGTAGGTGAAAGCCCTTGGCTGTGATGGcagcacctctctctccacctggtTGGATGTGCTGGGCCTGCAGGAGTACCTGCCTAACTTCCTGTCCAGTGGCTACCGTACCTTGGACTGTGTGAAGAACCTATGGGAGCTGGAGATTGTCAACGTGAGGCCAATGTTTTGTTAGTGAATTATGGAGTGCCTCAGGGAGGAGACACCACTGTACTGAGCTTAAGGCAAAACAGATTTGAGCTGAATAATTGAGGAGAGTCCATTCTGTCTGCTTGCCAAGTGCCAGCATGGGTGTCAGACTCACTGTATACAGTCAGTGTGGGTGTATATCCATTCATATTTGTTGGTTTGTACTTGTTTGTCAATATTAGTGTCTGTGTTGTTCATATGAACATAGCACTATGTACGGTCTAGTAGTTACTGTTGTGTCTTATCTGTGCCTGTCTCTGCAGGTGTTGAAAATCGTCTCTCTGGGCCACAGGAAGAGGATCATAGCGTCTCTGGCAGAGCGGCCCTATGAGGAGGCCCCGACCAAATCACAGATCTCTCACCGTCTCTCACAGATCAGGGTTAGTAAGAGTCCTCAGTGTCTTACATTTTAACAATAATcacagctagcacatttggttccttggaagttgtgggaacgtacgtttttggtttcccactGGTTCTGGAAACGAAGCCAtaagtttcctgaccggtaaaactgaagATTTCTGAGAACGGAAGCGAAAATGTTacctgttctgggaatgttttactctggttcctttaAAGTTtttctgggaggttttattaaagCTCTGAGAACtaaaattataggttattttgaggtttttgaataacttccttaaaactttcactgaatgtttcaataagagttttaataacactgctagcttatttagtattcacttttttttttttttatccaagcacagataggacacatggaaatgcaaacacatttcttttgaATTGTGTGACAGTATTAGTGAGCTTCGAACGtataatcttctgttctctattcatggaattagtccactgtgccatcaggatggagctagcatgccatatTCTTTTGCACATaatgtgcattcggaaaatattcagaccccttgactttttccacatttcgttacgttatagccttattattaaatggattaaaaaaatgtttttaccctcatcaatctacacacaataccccataatgactaagcaaaaacaagtttttagatttttttgcaaatttaaaataaaataaaaaacggaaatatcacattttcataagtattcagaccctttactcggtacattgttgaagcacctttggcagcgattacagcctcgattcttcttgggtatgacgctacaagcttggcccacctgtatttggggagtttctcccattcttctctgcagatcctctcaagctctgtcaggttggatagggagcgtcattgcacagctattttcaggtctctccagagatgttcaatcgggttcaagtccgggctctggctgggccactcaaggacattcagagacttgtcccgaagccactcctgtgttgtcttggctgtgtgcttagggtcattgtcctgttggaagttgaaccttcgccacagtctgaggtcctgagcgctctggagcaggttttcatcaaggatctctctgtacattgctccgttcatctttccctcaatcctgactagtctccctgccgctgaaaaacatccccacaacatgatgctgccactatcATGCTTCatcttagggatggtgccaggtttccttcagacgtgacgcttggcattcaggccaaagagttcaatcttgttttcttcaaaccagagaatcttgtttctcatggtctgagagtctttaggtgccttttgccaaactccaagcgggctgtcatgtgccttttactgaagagtggcttccatctggccactctaccataaaggcctgattggtggagtgctgcagagatggttgtccttctggaaggttctcccatctccacagaggaactctggagctctatcagagtgaccatcgggttcttggtcacctccctgaccaaggcccttctcccccgatttctcagtttgtccaggcggccagctctaggaagagtcttggtggttccaaacttcttccatttaagaatgatggaggccactgtgttcttatggaccttcaatgttgcagacatgttttggtaccctttcccagatctgtgcctcgacacaatcctgtctcggagctctaaggacaattccttcgacctcatggcttggtttttgctctgacatgcagtgtcaactgtgggaccttatatagacaggtgtgtgcctttccaaatcatgtccaatcaatttaatttaccacaggtggactccaatcaagttgtagaaacatctcaaggatgatcaatggaaaaaggatgcacctgaactcaatttcgagtctcatagcaaagggtctgaatacttatgtaaataaggtatttttgttttttatttaaaaaaattaataaaataaaaattgttttcactttttcattatggggtgttgtgtaaaaaacatatatttaatcccttttagaacaaggctgtaatgtaccaaaaggtggaaaaagtcaaggggtctgaatacattctaaATGCACTGTACAAAGCTGTTCCTTTTAGTCTATTTAAACAGACTCCTTTTCAAAGGagacaagcactcattaagatcaggtgtggccaattagcgGTCGAGGCCatacacctgaacacacttaacaagatagagaatagagaaagttttgttgatgctgagaacggaatcagtggaggctgctgaagggagaacggctcataataatggttggaaaggagtaaatggaatggcatcaaacacatggaacccatgtgtttgatgtatttgatacaattccactcattccgctccagccattaccatgatcctgtcctccccaattaaggtgccaccaacctcctgtgaatggAATGTATATTCTTTTAAATAACATAAATGTTCTCTGAACGTTActagttttcttgtggtttttattgaAAGTTTTCATAATGTTCTCgaaacaatttgagaacatgcctttaaatagaaccatgtggaaacctgtagaaaacgttatgctgaagtactgaaattcccacagaagaacgttgtttcttaatgttctctgaactATATTtaaacattcccaatgtcaaacaagttggagaacgttcctagaacattaccaaaacattttttttttaccaaaattgaaattgaagctgcaatatgtaacattTTGGGTGGCCTGACAAAATTCACATCGAagtgtgagttatagatctgtcattctcattgaaagcaagtctaaaaaGCAGTACATCTGTTCTAGGTGCGCTATTTCAATGCCTCCCAtttttaagtttagtttttgtgtcttttactttcagttttgtacaccagcttcaaacagctgaaaataaaatatttttggttatggaaaatatatttcacagcggtttagatggtacaatgattttctcactatacttgcttgtttgtcacataaactgaaaccATGAAATGCAACCATGAAATGTTGGTGCGATTTCTGCAAAGTGCATctttaaatgtaaccatgtttgaacttttaagaaacgttctgttaaagtaatgaaatatcaagaaattatatattttttgtcaagttccttaaatgtgctgagaatgttccaaagccaagcaactatcctgcaccattcccagaaagttgtgggaaggttgtatgcaaaataaccataggacaaccacactctcaccaagctctatgAAACATATGTTTTTCCGAaaattatgtgctagctgggatccCACTTGTACTGTATGCCACTACATAATGCTCTAATACCTTATTGAAATCTCAGTCATCAATCTGATCAATCAATCTGTATATGGCAGTTTCAGGACCTGTTGTCCCAGACAGGGACCTCTCCTCTGAGTCAGATGGACCCATCCACCAGTCGCTCCATGGACATGCTCCTGCCCCTGGGAGAGGCAGGAAGAAGGAGGAGAGCCATGGACCAGGACTGCAGCATATCCCTGCGCTCCTACAGCGAGAGACCCCGCTCCCACGTTAGTCCTCCTGCCAAAACGCTGTCTTTACCTGTACCTCATAAAGTGACAGAAATACAGTATGTGTCTCTGTGGTGTGCTTGGGGTAATCATgttagaaagaaagaaagctgCTGCTGGGGTGTTTAACAGATTATTGAAGTCATTCCATGCTTGTACTAAATATGCACTGAGTATATaacacattaagaacacctgttcCTGTTCTTAATGTGTTAtatacaggtgaaagctatgatctcttattgatggcatttgttaaatccacttaaatcagtgtagatgaaggggaggagacaggttaaagaaggatttttaagccttgagacaattgagacatgtattgtgtatgtgtgccattcagagggtgaatgggcaagacaaaaaatgtaagtgcctttgaacggggtatggtagtaggtaccaggcgcaccagtttgtgtcaagaactgcaaagctgctgggtttttcacactcaaaagtttcctgtgtgtatcaagaatggtccaccacccaaatgacatccagccaacttgacacaactgtgggaagcattggagtcaacatgggccagcatccctgtggaatgcttttgacaccttgtagagtccatgccccgacgaattgaggctgttctgagggcaaaagtgtgtgtgagtgtggggggGATCAGTCAAAGTGTTACAGCATCTTTTTAGTTTTAGAATCCTGTAATATTTTGTGACTAAATGTTCTGCCATAACATCTTTGTACACTACAGCATCAATCCGTCTCTATGTCTCTTTCTAGGACAGACAGAGTGACCGACACAGGGAACCCCGTTTGACCCTCCGGCCGCCGAGCCAGTCTGCCACGTACACCACGGTCTCTGCTTGGCATCACCAGCCTGAGAAACTTATCTTAGAGTCTTGCGGGTATGAGGCCAGTGTAAGTCATGTCAATGGTCAATCTCCTGTCTTGTTGTGTCAATGGAAGTCCCCTTGAATCTCGGCCActagaaaaagtatttaatccaaGTTTGATAATCACTTGATGTATAAAGAATTGATAGTTCCCActaggcacacactggttgaatcaatgttgatCTGCAGtatgaaccaacatggaatagacattgaattgacgtctgtgcccaatgGGTTCAGAGATGATAACCTGTTTTGTTGCTTATTTTCCAGTATTTGGGATCAATGATTATCAGGGATCTAAGGGGGATTGAGTCCACTCAAGAAGCCTGTGCTAAAATTAGGGTAAGTCTGACTGTCATACTGCAGATCAATATTCAATCACTCTATTCTAGCACGCCATATTCATATGGATCGCCTCGCCATTTTCTTTCTACTTATAGAAGTCAAAGGACCATTCGAGAAAGGGACCTGTTGTCATCCTCTCTATCACTTATAAAGGGGTCAAGTTCATTGATGCCGCCACTAAGGTAATGGGAGCCTGCAGGCAATCATTTTTCTCTCTCGCGTTTTCATATTGATTCCCCTACAATAAAGATAGCACTGTTGGTTCTGATGAAGTCAGTGGCTGTTACTGGTCGATGGTTTTGTTCCTGTTGCTCCTCAGTTCCAACATGTTATTTTGTCCTCTCACCAGACAATAGTAGCCG from Coregonus clupeaformis isolate EN_2021a chromosome 12, ASM2061545v1, whole genome shotgun sequence includes:
- the LOC121577751 gene encoding ankyrin repeat and SAM domain-containing protein 1A isoform X7 — translated: MEDARLAQSIERGDQYSKGLHIQLYLYPCLTLTLTVTTVGVQYITAGWFHHYISSVRVAGPLLLCGSCPPPAWTLSPLPCWCSCTRLCWPRMMWQCHVSSSECRCYRLNGFSLLKRFPLSADGACSKALDQPVGEWLEHVGLPQYESKLLLNGFDDLRYMGSNVMEDTDLRDMGITDPGHRKKIIHAARSLPKVKALGCDGSTSLSTWLDVLGLQEYLPNFLSSGYRTLDCVKNLWELEIVNVLKIVSLGHRKRIIASLAERPYEEAPTKSQISHRLSQIRFQDLLSQTGTSPLSQMDPSTSRSMDMLLPLGEAGRRRRAMDQDCSISLRSYSERPRSHDRQSDRHREPRLTLRPPSQSATYTTVSAWHHQPEKLILESCGYEASYLGSMIIRDLRGIESTQEACAKIRKSKDHSRKGPVVILSITYKGVKFIDAATKTIVAEHEIRNISCAAQDPDDLCTFAYITKDSKSGHHFCHVFSTVEVTQTYEIILTLGQAFEVAYQLALQTKARQYVPVPPMSLGSEVIETKSSRPTSQQWSSMRRSTAGHDLIWK
- the LOC121577751 gene encoding ankyrin repeat and SAM domain-containing protein 1A isoform X6; this encodes MEDARLAQSIERGDQYSKGLHIQLYLYPCLTLTLTVTTVGVQYITAGWFHHYISSVRVAGPLLLCGSCPPPAWTLSPLPCWCSCTRLCWPRMMWQCHVSSSECRCYRLNGFSLLKRFPLSADGACSKALDQPVGEWLEHVGLPQYESKLLLNGFDDLRYMGSNVMEDTDLRDMGITDPGHRKKIIHAARSLPKVKALGCDGSTSLSTWLDVLGLQEYLPNFLSSGYRTLDCVKNLWELEIVNVLKIVSLGHRKRIIASLAERPYEEAPTKSQISHRLSQIRFQDLLSQTGTSPLSQMDPSTSRSMDMLLPLGEAGRRRRAMDQDCSISLRSYSERPRSHDRQSDRHREPRLTLRPPSQSATYTTVSAWHHQPEKLILESCGYEASYLGSMIIRDLRGIESTQEACAKIRKSKDHSRKGPVVILSITYKGVKFIDAATKTIVAEHEIRNISCAAQDPDDLCTFAYITKDSKSGHHFCHVFSTVEVTQTYEIILTLGQAFEVAYQLALQTKARQYVPVPPMSLGSEVIETKSSRPTSQQWSSMRRSTLTPAFKFPDTKL